Within the Melopsittacus undulatus isolate bMelUnd1 chromosome 5, bMelUnd1.mat.Z, whole genome shotgun sequence genome, the region ATCCTGTTATGGAGCAGCCAGATCCAGTAGACTTCCAGCACACCTTCTCCTTTCAGGTCTGCTAGAGCTGAATCAGGTGGAATCACACCCAGGAGGCTTGTCCTATCCCAGCCTGATggatgtggctgctgctgctcccatgtGTGTGTTCAGGAGGCTTGTGCTGCATAAGTCTAGTTTCAAGTTCACCAGTGCATTGTACACACCTACAGGGATCCCACCAGTAGCTGGCCTAAGACACATTGTGTTTCCAACTGCTGTCCCTGTAACCTCTGTGCCCTTCTTTCACTGTACCCTCACCCTCCTCTGGGCAGGCCCATTTGAGTGACACCTCACAGATAACTGAAGGGAGAGCTGGGAGCATTTTAGGGAGAGGCAtctggcagggacagcagcagccaggcagagtGATGGAAGTCCAAGGTGACCTTGCTATCAGCACCTCAAACATCAAATCTGTTCACAAATGCAGCAAATCTCAGAGGAAGGTGAGGAAAATAATCAGGGGTAGATTACTTGTTTGGGACAAGAAGAGGGTGGAGAAAGAGGAGTCAAGGAGGATGGAGGGATGTATAAGCATGGAAAATGGACAGAAACAGGGATAAAGGAGCCAGTTACAGATAAGCAACTGCTgattgttttgcttgtttgacTGAGCCTTGCGCCTGATCACCACAGTCTGTCCAACCTTTTTGAGAGTGACTCCAGATGCTGTTCTGTGTGGCGCCAGTCTGTACCTGGCTGCAGCAACGGCAGAAGGACCATAGGCCATAGGGACCCAGCAGCTGGAATCACCAGCCAGCTGCTGGTGGGAGTGCTCTGGGGGTGCATGCAGTCCACTAGTGAACTTGAAGCTGGACCAGCTCACAGGCAAGAGGAGACATAGATCTGGAAAGACCAGATGTGTCTGTACCAGCTGCTGGGTAAGAAGCTTGACATCCAGCCACAGACATTAACTGAATTCCCTTGCTCATATTTAAGGAACCTGCGAACATGCTTTGCTTGTGAATCTAGGGAGTGATTTGTGTGTATGTTCCAGTCCTGATCAGCTGGAGAGGAAGATGAGTACTGGGTCCTGCTTTTTATGTTAAGTGGGTTCTGGGAAAGGTCCTGCTCTATGCTATTTTGGTTTGCCATTCATGCCTTTGAGGTATGTATGTGTATTCTTAACTGTGGTCTGGCTCTTCAGAAACCCAACTAAGCAACTCACATCATTGGGTTGAGACAGGAGAAACCTCCTGAGAATGAGAGTGCTCCCAGTTCAGCTCCAGCTCTTCTGCAAGGAGGCATTTCCTGGGAGCACAAACACAGCATGCACAAAAACTGTGTGCACACTCTGAGTTTGCACACAGGATGCGTAGAGACACACATGGGGTACAAAGAGAAGGTGCAGTGCACAAGCAGAGTGTGCACACCCAGACTCTAAAACACCTGTCTTGAACACAAGGGCAATGCAGAATGTTCACATACACAAAGAATGCCTGTGTGTGCAAAACTGGCACACAGAACACATACACAGGCAGTGCATGCACACGCTACAGGACACATACATGCAGAATGCACCCACCCCTACACCCTGCACGCAGTGTGCACCCATCCATCTGCCCATGTACATGCTCACAGCAAACCCAAGTGCCGTATGCCATGTAGAATGCACCTTCTATAGATGCACATGCAAACTcacatgtgcacacatgcatatacatgTCCACCCACACATACAGGCATAAGCACATGCCCACACTTCATACATGCAGAGGTACAGAGCAAAGTGCGTGTGCTTTGTGCATCATCTTGAGTCCTGCTGTACTCTTGTTTTGGATAAGCTGTGTAGACAGAGGCGTTCGAGACATTGTGCCTCAGTTCCCTTCTCTGCCTGTTTCTGAGCTTTTTCTGGTTTCCAAAAGCAGACACTGCAATGGGGTGCGGCCTTCCTGGGTGCCGAACCTACCCCTTTCCCCCTCGTTTTCCTTATCACTCCCTTCCCTcggagagctgctgctgctctgcactgtcCCTTCTCTGTTTACAAGTCACAGACCTGCAGGATATGGGCTCCTACATTCAGGCACAAGCAGCAGTCTGAGGCTGAAGGTGGAACTGCCGTTGCTGTACTCAAACACTGCTTGAAGCGCTCAGGCTCCCACAGAACACAGCCTGCTCCGGGCAGCGCCGCTCTGTGTCCAGTGGGATCTTACACCCTGCGCGCACCAGAACAGCGGCTCCCTTGGCTCCTCCGAGCGCAGGGAGCCCGGAGCACCcggcagctgctgccagccaCAGACCGGGGACAGAGCCCTGTCCCCCGCACcacccagccccagggcagcatTACATCATCTGTAATGTAGCCACTTTAAtagagatatttttctttattatacaCTTTATTTTTGAATTTCCAGGGAATCCCTGTCCAGTATATAATTTACCCATCACATCCATACAATAACTAAGTATAAACCTGTGAAAGTATCTGGATCACTTTAAACTTATTTAACTATCTTATCCTCGGTTAATGCGGTAAGGCATACTTGTACTGTTTTATTATATATCAAGGTGTTCAAATGGAAGGTCAGAGACACCTTTAAACCACTGCAGAGTTGAAACGTTATTATAATAACAAGACAATCATTGTTGTCCCCGGAGCGGACAACAGCTCCCAGCACCCCCCGCTGGGTCACGTGGTGCGCTGGCGCCGTGCTCGGTACCGGCGGTGCCTCCCCGGCGGCAGCGCAATGGGGCCCGGGGCCCTGCGGCTGCCTCCGGCTATGGCGGTGTTGGCCCTCCTGGCCCTGCGCGGAGCGGCCGCCGCCGGACCCAACTTCGTCCTGGTGCTGGCGGACGATCTGGGCTTCGGGGACCTGGGCGGCTACGGGCACCCCTCGTCTGCCACCCCGCACCTGGACGGGATGGCGGCCCGAGGGCTGCGCTTCACCGACTTCTACAGCAGCTCCCCGGTGTGCAGCCCCTCACGGTACGTGTCCCGGGGCGGGCACCGAGCGAGGCGGGGCTGGGCACCCACCGGGAGCTGCGGTGCTGGGAGGAACGGGGGTGAGGGGGTCGCTGTGCCCCGGGGGCTGCTCGGTGCGGGGCCGGTGCACACGGGGTGTATGCGGCTGGGGCAGCTGTGTGCTGCCGGGGCCCGAGGCGGGGATAGGGGTTAGGGAGGGACCCGTGACGTGCTGTATCCCGTGTTCTCTCCCTTAGGGCAGCCCTGCTGACCGGCCGGTTCCAGATGCGCTCCGGGGTGTACCCGGGGGTGTTCAGCCCCGGCTCGCGGGGGGGGCTGCCGCTGTCGGAGGTCACCATCGCAGAGGTGCTGAAGGCTGCGGGCTATGCCACAGCCATGGTTGGCAAGTGGCACCTTGGCCTGGGTGTGAATGGCTCCTTCCTGCCCATCCACCAGGGCTTTGACCACTTCCTGGGGATCCCTTACTCCCATGACCAGGTGAGAGGCCCGTTGAGCTCTGAGGGGTGTCCTGGAACTGGCTGGGGCAGTGCCTCACAGGTGAAGCTGCTTGAGAGCACATGGGCCAGGCTGGTGCTTTACTGAGCAGATGGTTGAGGGTGGCTGCAGGCCAGggaggtgggtgctgctggggaaggtcCATCTCTGAGGTGCTCGTGTGGTTGGGTACTTGTGCATGGGGACATTGTCCTTTGTCAGGGGAGACAGGATCAGATTCTGGGCTACAGAGGAACATCTGCAGAGCTTCCATGGGAGAATGGGGTGAGGCAGTATGGTCCTTGGATGGGTGGGCACAGAGCCCTGGTCTTCTAGGAGAGGCTCCCCCAAGGGTGCCTGTAGGACCCTGTGGTGGGCGGCTGTGAGAGTGCTCCCCTCCCTGTCCTGCAATGCAGGTAAACCAAAAGGTGTTACTTGTTCTTTCCAGGGCCCCTGCCAGAATCTCACCTGCTTCCCACCTGACATCAAGTGTTTTGGTACCTGTGACCAAGGTGTAGTGCCAGTCCCGCTGCTCTGGAACCAGAGCATCGTGCAGCAGCCGGTCTCTTTCCCTGATCTGGTGCCGCTCTACAACAAGTTCTCACGGGACTTCATTGCTGACTGCGCCCGAAAAGGCATCCCCTTCCTGCTCTACTATGCCTCCCATGTAGGAGAGGGGAGcactgctgtgggtgcaggggtGGGGAAGGGACCCTTTGTCCTCCATGGAGAGCAGCGAGTgtctcagctcctgcagcccagcactgtgTTGGGTAGTCAGTACCTGCTGCTGGGTGACCTGGGGGTGGTGCTCCTGTGCCCTGGCTTTGTGGCAGCACTGTCCTTATGTTCTTGGGCTGCTTCTTTCTGGAGCTTTGCCTGCTCCCCTGGGCCAGGTGTCCACCCAGGACAACTTCCCACCCCAAGTCTGCACATGTCTCCTTTGTGCCATTTCTGAGAGATGCTTCTGAAGCTTGGGGACAAGCCTCCTTTCACCTCATGGGTATTGTCGCCTATCTCCATGTCCTAGCTGGGGTGCTGACCATCTCTGGGTGAACTGGGAACAAGAAGCAGCTCTGGGAGTTTTCGTAGCGGTCTTCTCTGCCCTTTCTCCAGCATACCCACTACCCCCAGTTTGCAAGCCAGGAGTACACAGGGCAGTCACGGCGTGGGCCATTTGGAGATGCACTTGCAGAGTTTGATGGTTCAGTGGGACAGATGCTACAGGCACTGCAGGAAAGTGGTGTTGCGAACACAACCTTGGTGTTTTTCACCTCTGACAATGGGTGAGTGGGCTCAGCCGGGGGAACTTTGTTACTGGTAAGATTCTGCTGCCATGGTGTGAGGCAAGTGGCATAAAACATTGGTTTGCTGGGAGAAAGGGCACACGGCATGCCAGGTGAGACCCCAATGATCTGAAGTGAGACAAGAGGTGGATCCTGCTCTGGAGAGGACCCAGTGCATGATCTGCTCCTTGTTCTTGTGACTCAGCTGTGCCCCTCTTGGACAGAAACCTCATAGGGTTCAGGCCAGGAGTGGGCAGTAGCCTGAATAGACCCAGTTCCATTGGTGTGGGGGTGTAGTTGGTCTCTGGTGCCCTGCTTAGGCCTCTTGCACACCTTAGCTTCTTCACCTGCCCCATGCCTCCTGACTCTCGAGGCTGAGAAGGATGGCAGTGTCACCTGCTGGCACTGTGTCTCTCTTGTCATGACCCTGTTAGCAGTACTAGGGAAGGGATAGCGTTGACCTGTGAAACTTGATGGTCTGTGGTTCTTCTCTCTCACAGCCCTTCCACCTTGCGGATGGCACGTGGGGGCAGCTCTGGCCTTCTGAAGTGTGGGAAGGGCACAACATACGAAGGTGGCATGCGGGAGCCAGCGGTGGCTTATTGGCCAGGCCGTATCACTCCAGGTGAGCCTTGGCACTGCTTGTCCCTTTTGAGTGCTGATGCCAGCTGAAGCAGCTTGGCTGCCCTGGGACAAGCAGAGAATGGAAGTGGGAATGCAGGGATGGGAGTGAGATTGGGTACTTGAACGTTTCCTTGCTATGGTGAGTGATAGGAGTGACGCATGAGCTGGCAAGCACCCTGGACCTCCTGCCAACACTGACTGCcctggctggagcatctcttccCAAAGTTGCCCTGGATGGCTATGACCTGAGCCCAGTGCTGTTTGGGTCGGGGAAGGTGAGTCTTGAGGGCTGGTCTGGCCTGGGATATATCATGTTTCTGGGCTTCTTCAGGCTGCTTGAGCAACTGCAGCATGTTGCCCAGTCCGGCACATGGCTGCAGGGCATGGGCAGAGCCCCAGTATCGATGCTGCTGCCCATCAGCTCCCCCCATCTGGCCATGTGTTCACTGCAGCATCTGGGCTCCTGTGTAGCATCCCTAGAGTCTCTGCCTGGCCCTGTCGCAGGCTCTTCAGCCTCGTGGCTGGCTGGGTGAGCTTAactctgctgcttcccacagaGTCCCCGTCAGACCATGTTCTTCTACCCGCCAGCCCCTGATCCATTGCATGGTCCCTTCGCTGTCAGGTTTGGGAAGTACAAGGCCCATTACTTCACACAAGGTTAGTGCTGCCTCCTCTGCATCGCAGCTTTGTGATGTCCCACTTGGTTTTACTGTCCAAAGCTCCAAGAGAAGAAActgagctgtgccaggggatTCTTTTGCAGGTTCCTTGCACAGTGATACAACCCCAGATGAGGCCTGCCATGGGCTCACCCCACTGACACCCCACCTGCCCCCACTGCTGTTTGACCTGGAGTCTGACCCAGCTGAGAACTACGACCTGCTGCAGAGTGGTGTGgggccagagctgctgcaggtcctgaaggagatcCAACTGCACAAAGTGCTTTTTGAGCAGCGCATGGAGTTTGGGGAAAGCCAGATCAGAAAGGGCAGGgatcctgccctgcagccctgctgtgtACCAAACTGCACTCCTAAGccttcctgctgccactgctcctAACCTCTTGCTGCTCTCCCTCCACACTGGAACGCTATCCCACACCCACCACTCTTACCCTGAACTGTGTGAAATTGGGCTGTTCCTCATGGCACCATAAATCCTGTCAATTTGCTACTGTTTGCTGTGGTCAGCAATTTCTCTTGTCATGCTCAGGAGTCTCCCCCAGTCAGTTCAGTTGGCTGAGGCTTATGCCAGGCCCTAAAGCTTGTGTGTTTTAATGCAAACACCCAACATTGCCTGTGTGGCACATCTGtgttttctactctcttcctaGTCTTGATGGGCCAGTCTTACTCATCCCATAGAGGCTGTGAGCAGCCTCCTCTCTGAGCAGGCAAATTTGTGAGACCACTGCTCTGTGCCTGAGTTAAGTGCCTGCAGCCTCATTTTGCAGGTGCTGGGCATGGAAGTGGTTGCCTTGCACAGGAGACTGAGTTGTACTGATGCATGTTAGCTGTGAAAACAACTAGCTTTATTTAAGGAACAAATCAACATTTGTCTGAATTATGAAGAGCATGGAAAGATGGAACAGGCCTTTGACATTGAGGCTGTCTTTGAATCAGCATGCATTGCCCCAGAAGGAAATGGCTGTGGTACATTGCAGCCTACCCTGGCTCCTGTTCATCCTGCTGCTcaagccttttttcctttaggGCCTTCAGGAGCTCCTGTACCTGAGTGAGGAGTTCCACCAGCTTCTGTTGTGGAAATGGGCAGGAATTAATGGTGCCTGATTGTGTTGGTCTtgactttggttttggttttggctttggcCTTGGCCTGTGAGTAGGAGGTGAGGTGAAGACTGGCTGTAGTGTGGATTGGCTGTAGTGTTGGATTAGCTGTTGTCCCTGGGTGCAGTTCCATCTGTCCGAGGATCCACTCATACAGTGCTGATGGAGGTGCAGACTCCTGGCAGTTGTGCTCTCACGCAGCCTTTCCCCCAGCTGGTGACTCCCACAACCCAGCAGTAGTCAGAATTGTTACCTTTGCCTGTGCGAGGACCACGGCTGTCACCCTGCAGCGGGAGAGAGGATgagggtgctgctggtggccacGGGCAGCACTAAGGCTGGCTCCTTCTCTCACAGAGCTGCATTCACTGCACAGAGGCTCTGCTCAGGTGCCAGAGCCTACAGAACCTTGTCTggagggggctgtggggctgtgagGTTGGGCTCTCCCTCATCTCTGCACGGGGATCCTGGGGATGTGAACATGGATGTTCCAGGATTGGGAACTGGAGCTCTGGGCTGCCAGGAGCACTGGAGGGGTTCCAGGGCAGAGTACCCCGGGATGAGGGGGGCACGGGGCAAGCAGCTGCagatgggagaggggagggaagcCCCAGCAGTGTTGGGGACCCCGGGTGGGAGGTGACTTGCCAGGCAAAGCATGTGTTGGCCTCTGTGCACCCCCACTTTCCAG harbors:
- the ARSA gene encoding arylsulfatase A; the encoded protein is MGPGALRLPPAMAVLALLALRGAAAAGPNFVLVLADDLGFGDLGGYGHPSSATPHLDGMAARGLRFTDFYSSSPVCSPSRAALLTGRFQMRSGVYPGVFSPGSRGGLPLSEVTIAEVLKAAGYATAMVGKWHLGLGVNGSFLPIHQGFDHFLGIPYSHDQGPCQNLTCFPPDIKCFGTCDQGVVPVPLLWNQSIVQQPVSFPDLVPLYNKFSRDFIADCARKGIPFLLYYASHHTHYPQFASQEYTGQSRRGPFGDALAEFDGSVGQMLQALQESGVANTTLVFFTSDNGPSTLRMARGGSSGLLKCGKGTTYEGGMREPAVAYWPGRITPGVTHELASTLDLLPTLTALAGASLPKVALDGYDLSPVLFGSGKSPRQTMFFYPPAPDPLHGPFAVRFGKYKAHYFTQGSLHSDTTPDEACHGLTPLTPHLPPLLFDLESDPAENYDLLQSGVGPELLQVLKEIQLHKVLFEQRMEFGESQIRKGRDPALQPCCVPNCTPKPSCCHCS